A region of Sulfurimonas sp. DNA encodes the following proteins:
- a CDS encoding tetratricopeptide repeat protein: MKYKLLKLLFLASLFIGQSAYAIEPLSIKYVDPKASEKADSLYNEAHRLSEQGKYEKAIELYKSSYEYKISADVLNNLAATFEKIKDYDNAIKWYRKAINEGSSLGALNLGLLFDEKLSDIKNAKVNYQIAYNLGNSDAAYNLALLYEEKLHDIPNAIKWYKKAIQKGHISAIKNLGYLYRTEKKDNLLGSAYMIGLIDKKYSKEKVFDYLRNTLKIDEPTLKKAYELQKTLVPNPYTGGIE; encoded by the coding sequence ATGAAATACAAACTATTAAAATTACTGTTTTTAGCATCTCTGTTTATAGGACAAAGTGCTTATGCGATAGAACCTCTTTCGATTAAATATGTTGACCCTAAGGCTAGTGAGAAAGCGGATAGTCTTTATAATGAGGCACACAGGTTAAGCGAACAAGGAAAATATGAAAAAGCAATTGAACTTTATAAATCATCGTATGAATATAAAATCTCTGCGGATGTTCTAAATAACTTAGCTGCTACCTTTGAAAAAATAAAAGATTATGATAACGCTATTAAATGGTATAGAAAAGCGATTAATGAGGGTTCAAGTTTAGGTGCACTAAATTTAGGACTCTTATTCGATGAAAAATTATCTGATATAAAAAATGCTAAAGTTAACTATCAAATAGCTTATAATCTTGGGAATAGTGATGCAGCTTATAACTTAGCCCTTTTATATGAAGAGAAACTACATGATATCCCAAACGCAATAAAATGGTACAAAAAAGCAATTCAAAAAGGACATATTTCAGCCATCAAAAATCTAGGTTATCTTTATAGAACAGAAAAAAAAGATAATCTTTTAGGCTCTGCTTATATGATAGGGTTGATTGATAAAAAATATTCAAAAGAAAAAGTTTTTGATTACCTTCGCAATACACTTAAAATCGACGAACCAACCCTAAAAAAAGCCTATGAACTCCAAAAAACTCTAGTTCCAAATCCATACACAGGTGGAATAGAATAG